GCTGGCCTCCACCAATGACGGCTCGCTCTTCATCGGCACCAACACGGGCGGCCTCTACCGGCTGACCCCGGGCAAGATGCTGGAGAAGGTGGCGGGCGTGCGCGGCAACAAGGTGGAGCAGCTCGTGTACGACGGCTCCACCGCCTCCGGCATGCTGCTGGTGCTGACGTCGGAAGGCCTGACCGTCCTGCGCGGCCACTGAGCAGGACTCCCACCCTGACGCCGGGGCGGTGCGCATGTCGCACCCGGCGTCACGGGGGGTGAAAGGCCGCCTGGAAGGCGCGGGAAATGTTCTGGAAGGAGGCCCGGTTCTGCTTCCGCCCTCCTGCCTTCGTGCAAGGGGGCAGGCGGGCCGGGCCCCCGGGCTTCACGGCCCTCCGGACTGCTCTCTACAATCGCCCTCGCCCCGCCGGAGGAATCCGAACGCATGCGCCTGAGACTCGCCCGCCGCCGTCACGCCGCTGGTGCCACCTCCTCCCTCGCCATCTCCGAGGCAGTGGAGCCCCACGGTCGCAACGAGCTCCAGGCGCGAGGCCCCGACCCCTTCCGGCCGGACCGGCGGCTGCGCTGGCGGGATCACTTCGTCCTCACCGAGCACCTGCTCCAGCTGGACAGCATCCACCCGGAGCATGACGGCCTGCGCATCGCGCAGCTGTCGGACGTGCACGTGGGCCAGGCGACCAGCGACGTGCGCATCCGCCGCGCGGTGGCCGCGGTGAACGAAGCCGCGCCGGACCTGGTGTTCCTCACCGGCGACTACGTCACGCACAGCCCCAAGCCGCTGCCGCGCGTGCGCCAGCTGCTCCAGGGGCTCAACGGCCCCGTCTTCGTGGTGCTGGGCAACCATGACCACTGGGTGGACGCGCCCTACCTGCGCGCGGGCTTCGAGGACCTGGGCTACACGGTGCTCCAGAACGAGCACCGCGTGGTGCACGTGAAGGGCGCGCCGGTGACGGTGCTGGGCATCGACGACGGGCTGACCGGCATGGAGGACGTGGAGGCCACCTTCCGGGGCGCGCCCACGTCCGGCACGCGGCTGGTGCTGGCCCACACGCCGCCCACCGCGGAGAAGCTGCCCGCGCACGCGGGCCTGGTGCAGTTCTCCGGGCACACCCACGGCGGGCAGTTCATCGTCCGAGGCCTCACGGAGGCCCTCTTCCGTCGCGCGGGCCAGCCGTACATCCGCGGCCACTACCGCGTGAACGGCAACCACCTGTACGTGAACCAGGGGCTGGGCTTCGGCTTCGGCGGGCCGTACCTGCGCCGGGGCAGCACGCCGGAGGTCGCCTTCTTCACCCTGCGCACGCAGCAGGCCGCCCACGTCGGGACGACCTGATCCACGAGCAGGACGGCGCGCCCGCCTTCAGCGCAGGGGCGCGCCCAGCTTCATGCCGCCCAGGGCGTTCTCGCGCTTCTTGCGGGACAGGCTGAAGGGCCCGGGCCCGAAGTAGACGATGAGCAGGGCCCCACCCGCCATGGAGAGGTTCTTCATGAAGTGGATGAGGTTGTTCTGCGCCTGCACCGGGTCATCCATCTTCCAGAAGTGATGGACCATGATGGCGGACGCCACCAGGAACACCGCGAGCATGGCCGCGCCCAGGCGGGCGAAGGTTCCCAAGAGGACGCACAGGCCCCCCACCACCAGCACGCCGCCGGACACCAGCACCGCCGTCCTCGGGTCGGGCACGCCGGACGCCTGGGCGTAGGCCGTGAGGGCCTGGAGCTGGATGAAGTGATTGAGCCCGCTGGTGATGAAGATGACCGAGAACAGCAGCCGTCCCAGCGGTGCGAGCAGCCCCATGAATGACCTCCATGCCTCCGGCGTGTCCTCCCTCAACGCGGACGGGTCGGTGTCATTCTCCAGATAGGCACGGATGGGCGGGCGGACAGCCGTCCCCCGCTCCCCTGCCCGCTCCCCTGACGGGTGGACAGTCGGTCCGTTCCCCGGGCGACGCACCGGCGGGCTGCGACAACACGCCACAGGGTGCAGGGACGGGGGGACGTTAGGGTGCCCACGCCTTGAGAACCCCCACCCTGGCCCTCCTGAGCGCCGCGCTCCTCCTCGTGCCTACGGCTTCGGCCTGGGCCTGCGCGAGCTGTGCGTGCGGCGACCCCACCCTCACGTCCATGGGAGGCGAGCAGCCCTTCGAAGGACGCCTGCGGCTGTCCACGATGCTGCGCGCGTGGGGGCACACGGAAGGGGTGACGGGCGTGGACGCGCAGCGGCTGCGCGAGCTGCGCATGGACGTGGCGGTGGCGTACGCGCCCAGGCCGTGGCTGGTGCTGGCGGTGAACCTGCCGCTCCAGGCCCGCGAGGTCCAGGACGTGAGCCTGGGACTGGAGCGCGGCTGGGGGCTGGGCGACATCGATGTGACGGCGAAGGCGTTCGTGTGGAAGGACAAGGAGTTCTCGCCGGACCATCTGATCAGCGTGGTGGGCGGGGTGAAGCTGCCCACGGGCCCCAGGCTGCACGCGGGGGACGGCACGACGCTGGGCATCGACGCGCAGCCCGGAAGCGGCTCGGTGGATCCGATGGCGGGGTTGGCGTGGCAGGGGTTCCGGGGCAACTGGTCGTTCCTCGCAAGCGCCCTGGGTTTCTTGCCCTCGCGAGGGCGCGACGACTTCCGGATGGGAGCGTCGCTGCGCACGCAGGTGGCGGCGCAGTACCAGCCGTCCCCCACGTGGGCGGTGCGGCTGGGCGTGGACACAAGGGCGGAGAGGGCGCCGGACACGAACGGCACGCCGGAGGAGGCCGGAGGAGGCTTCATCGCGTACGCGTCGCCGGACGTCCTGTTCAGCCCGGGCATGGACGTGGTGGTGCAGGCCGGGGTGCGCATTCCTGTCGTCAACCAGCTGCGCCGGGTGTCGTCCACGCCCATCGCGGTGCTCTCGCTCGCGTACGACCTGTGATGATCCGCGCTTCATTGGTTCTTCTGGCCCTGTGCGGATTGAGCGCGTGCGGCGAGCGCGTGGACGGCATGATCGTGACGCTGGGCCTGGAGCACCGGGCCACCGCGCAGGGCGTGCAGGCGGCGGGAGGCGAGCGTTCCTTCACGCGAGCGGATGGACAGGTGCTCACGCTGACGCGCGGCTACGTGACGCTGGGCAGCGTGGAGTTGAAGCCGTGTGAGGAAGCGCTGGGGTGGCGGCTGTTGAAGGCGCTGTCCCCCATTGGCACCGCGCACGCGCACTCGGTGGGTTCGCCGTTGAGGTTGGGCACGCCGCACGTCAGTGGCCTGGAGCGGCCGGACGGGAGCGTGCTGACGCTGGGCACGGTGCGGCCGCCGCCGGGGCGCTACTGCCGGGCGAGGCTCACCTTCGAGCCCGCGGACGCGGACGCGGAAGGGCTGCCGGGCGCGGACAGCGGCGTGGACATGGTGGGGCACACGCTGTGGCTGGAGGGGACGCGGGTGCCGGCGGGTGGTGGTGAGCCGCAGCCCTTCCGGCTGGTGACGTCCAACCTGGCCACGGTGGACGTGGTGTTGGACGGGCTGACGCTGTCCGAGGACGACCCGGCGGCCGAGCGCACCTTCGCGCTCGCCTGGGACACGTGGCTGGCCACGGTGGACCTGGAGTCACCCGGAGCAGCGGCCTCGGCGCTGGACACGGTGGCCCGCTCCGTGGCGATGTCCTCCGTCGCGCCATGACGTCCTCTCCGCCGCCCTCTTCCGAACCCTCGCTCCGGGCCCGCATCAACCTGGTGTGGCTCTTGAGGCTGCGCTGGGGCGTGCTGGTGGGGCAGGCGGTGCTGGTGGCGGTGGCGGTGTGGGGGCTGAAGCTGGCGCTCCCGGTGCCCGCGCTGGTGGCGCTCCTGGGCGTGGAGGGGGTGACGAACGCGGCGGTGCGCGCGGGGCTCGCGAGGGCGCGTCCGGTGGCGGAAGCGGCCATCTTCGGGCTGATGCTCTGGGACACGTTGGTGTTGACGGGGCTCTTGGCGTTGAGCGGAGGGACGCACAATCCCTTCACGGCGCTGTACCTGGTGAACGTGGCGCTGGGCACGGTGCTGCTGCCGCCGCGCCGCACGTGGGCGATGCTGGGCTTCACGCTCTTGGCGTTCGGGTCGCTGTTCGTGTTGCAGGACGTGACGCTGCCGGGATTGGAGCGACCGGATCACGCGGAGCTGATGCGGCTGCACCTGAGCGGCATGTGGGTCGCATTCGCGGTGGCGGCGGGCTTCATCGTGTATTTCATCCAGCGAGTGACGCGAGCGCTGGCGCTGCGTGAGCAGGAATTGGAACAGACGCGGGCAAGGCACGCGAGGCAGGAGAAGGTGGCCTCGCTGGCGACGCTGGCGGCGGGAGCGGCGCATGAGTTGTCCACGCCGCTGTCCACCATCGCGGTGGTGGCGAAGGAGCTGGAGCGGGCGCTCGCGGCATCTCAGACGTCCGACTCCGTGAGAGAGGACTTGAGGCTGATCCGTCAGCAGGTGGACCGCTGCCGGGACGTGCTGGTGCAGATGTCCGCGGACGCGGGCCAGACGACGGGAGAGCCCTTCCAGGCCATTCCCTTGGAGCGGCTGGTGGAGGAGACGCTGTCGGAGCTGTCCGGCCGTGAGCGCGTGAAGGTGGAAGTGCCGGAAGCGCTGAAGAAGCACGATGTCCACGGACCGCCCAGGGCGTTGGCGAGGGTGCTGAGGGGCCTCGTGAAGAACGCGATTCAAGCGACGCCCACGGGCCGGAGTGTGGAGTTGCGGGTGTTGCCAGACGGCACGGGAGCGCGGCTGGAGGTACGCGACGAAGGCAATGGCATGCCGGAGGCAGTGCTCCAGCGCGCGGGCGAGCCGTTCTTCACCACGAAGGCGCCTGGAGAGGGCATGGGCCTTGGGCTGTTCCTGGCGCGCTCGTTGGCGGAGCAACTGGGCGGGTCGCTGGAGCTGCGCTCGAAGGCCGGGGAAGGCACGACGGCGAGCCTGAGCCTGCCGGGAGCGGACGCAAAGGAGGCAGCGGCATGAGCACGGCCCCAGTGGATCAACGTCCCAGCCTGCTGCTGGTGGACGACGACAGCACGCTACGAGAGCGATTGGCGCGAGCCTTCCGAGAGCGCGGCTGGGACGTGACGACAGCAGGCAACCACGAAGAGGCCATGGTCGCAGCCAGGCGCGAGTCACCGGAGTACGCGGTGGTGGACCTGCGCATGCCGGGGCAAAGCGGCTTGGAGCTGGTGAGGGACCTGCTGGCGGTGGACGCCTCCACGCGGATCATCGTGTTGACGGGCTACGGCAGCATCAGCACGACGGTGGATGCCATCCGGCTGGGAGCGGTGAACTACCTGCCAAAGCCCGCGGACGCGGACGACATCCTGGCGGCGTTCGCGAGGGCGGAAGAAGCCCCGAACGTCGCCGCGCCAGAGACGCTCCAGGCACCGTCCCTGGCCCGAGCGGAGTGGGAACACATCCACCGGGTACTCGCGGACAGCGCCGGCAACATCTCCGAGGCCGCGCGAAAGCTGGGCATCCACAGAAGGTCGCTCCAGCGGAAGCTGCAGAAGTACCCGCCATCGCGCTGACGCAGGGTCTTCACTTCCGTTGCCGGACTCCGAGATTCATATTCAGGCGTTCCACGAATCGACCGGCTGCTTCTTGGCACCCCCACCCATCTCCTCGCACCCCAACCTGATGTAGAAACCCTTGAACAGTGTTCTCATAAGCACCTGACCAGGCTTTGGTCTCATCGACAATTCCAGCCCCAGAAACTCTCGCCAGCGAAATCGCCAACGCCGCGGCCAGGACGTACCCCATCGGCTCAAGCTCGCCTCCCACTTCGAGCATTGCTTCGAGCTCTCCATCAGGCGCTTCGACCACCGTACAAAACACCAGGCTTTGCGGAGCAACCGTGGCAAACCGCCAGACAGCCATGCCGCAACCAAGCTCGCGCAAGCTCGCGTACTCGTCTTGATTTCCGAAGCCATCGAGCATCACCACCTCAGGAGGTGGCGCATCAATCAATTCGGCAATGGCTCTTGATGCACCAACAACAACATCCCCGAGCCCCACCCTTCCACTCGCACGAACAGCCAACGAACTCCCCATCACCACCCCCAACCAGGAAGCACCACGACGCCATCCCGGTAAAGACTGTGTTCCTACCAGTGACACCTTAGTACCCGCCGTCGCGCTGACGCGGAGCCGTCACTTCCGTTGCCGGAGTTCTGAAATCCATCCATCCACGTTCGGGTGGCCAGTCTCCCGCAGGGCCTGGACGACCTCCGGCTTCAAAGCCTTCTCAATCTCCGAAACGGGTTCGGGGAAGTAGAACCGTTCCACCATCCATCCCTGGTCGAACGACTCGACGCTGAGCGGAAGTGCCCCGAACAACCGCTCGTATTCAGGCTGACCGCCGTACTCGGACCTGAGCCAGGCCAGGAAGAGGAGCTTCATCTGCACGAGATGCTCTTCCCGGTTCCACGGAGAGCGGTCCGGCTCTCCCTTGCGCCAGAGCTGTGGCTCCACGAGCCACTCGACGTCACCGAGACCCAATGCGGCGGCCTGAGCCAGGACCGTGGGCTTCGTCCTGATGAGATAAAACGCCTCGTGAAGCATCGCCATCACTCCTGGCCTTCGCCTGCATGAATCAGGCGCCAGCCACCCTCCGCGAAGGCAGCGGCTTCGACGTCAACCGACTCGCGAGTGGAAACCGACCGGAGATCCTTCCGCGCATGCGTTTCCGGCAACATCTCCCCCTCCAGTCGCAAGCGTCTTACCCATTCTGTCCCCTGCCAGAGCCCACAAACACAGGGTCCGATGAAGCGGGGGCCTTCCTGGATTCTTCCTAGCAACAGTACGTTCACCCTACGCCAGTGGCCGATACACGGTACGCGACTTACAGCACCTAACGAAAGTCAGGGCTGGGCTGGCCGTTGGCAAGGGGCATCATCAGCTTGAGGGACATGGTCCGTGAACTCGTCCCCGACGCATTCTGGCAGCGCGTGGCGCCCCTGCTGCCTCCGCCTCGGCCGAAGAAGAAGCTGGGTCGCCCTCGTGCGGACGACCGGGCTGCGCTGGAGGCCATCGTCTTCGTGTTGAGGAGCGGTATCCCGTGGGAGATGCTGCCTCGCAAGCAGTTCGGCCTGTCGGGCATGACGGCCTGGCGCAGGCTGGAGGAATGGACCCGCGCGGGCGTGTGGGAAAAGCTCCAGGAGCGGCTGCTGGATGAACTGGGGCTGCGTGGCAAGGTGGACTTCTCGCGCGCCGCCATCGACTCCTCGTCCGTGCGGGCGTCAAAAAGGGGGCCCTCACGGGCCCAAGCCCGACGGATAGAGCGAAGGCGGGTAGCAAGCATCATCTTCTCGTAGAGGCCAACGGCCTGCCCCTCACGGAGTCCGTGACGGCCGCCAACGTCCACGACACGCACGAACTCTTCCCGCTCGTCGACTCCGTGCCCGCGGTGCGGATGCCCTCGGGCCAGCGGCGCCTGCGGCCTGGGAAGCTCCACGGCGACAAGGCCTACGCCTCCAGGAAGAACCGACGTGGGCTCCGCCTACGTGGCATCGCCGCTCGCATTGCGCGCCCGGGTGTCGAGTCCAAGGAGCGGCTTGGACGTTATCGCTGGGTCGTGGAGCGCACGCTGGCTTGGAAGAACCAGCTCCGCAGACTTCGAGTCCGCGATGAACGCAGGGACGACGTCCACTTCGGATTCCTCGTCCTTGGCTGCTGCGTCATGCTCCTGCGGCGCCTCTGTCCT
This DNA window, taken from Corallococcus coralloides DSM 2259, encodes the following:
- a CDS encoding metallophosphoesterase, with the translated sequence MRLRLARRRHAAGATSSLAISEAVEPHGRNELQARGPDPFRPDRRLRWRDHFVLTEHLLQLDSIHPEHDGLRIAQLSDVHVGQATSDVRIRRAVAAVNEAAPDLVFLTGDYVTHSPKPLPRVRQLLQGLNGPVFVVLGNHDHWVDAPYLRAGFEDLGYTVLQNEHRVVHVKGAPVTVLGIDDGLTGMEDVEATFRGAPTSGTRLVLAHTPPTAEKLPAHAGLVQFSGHTHGGQFIVRGLTEALFRRAGQPYIRGHYRVNGNHLYVNQGLGFGFGGPYLRRGSTPEVAFFTLRTQQAAHVGTT
- a CDS encoding DoxX family protein, translated to MGLLAPLGRLLFSVIFITSGLNHFIQLQALTAYAQASGVPDPRTAVLVSGGVLVVGGLCVLLGTFARLGAAMLAVFLVASAIMVHHFWKMDDPVQAQNNLIHFMKNLSMAGGALLIVYFGPGPFSLSRKKRENALGGMKLGAPLR
- a CDS encoding transporter; amino-acid sequence: MRTPTLALLSAALLLVPTASAWACASCACGDPTLTSMGGEQPFEGRLRLSTMLRAWGHTEGVTGVDAQRLRELRMDVAVAYAPRPWLVLAVNLPLQAREVQDVSLGLERGWGLGDIDVTAKAFVWKDKEFSPDHLISVVGGVKLPTGPRLHAGDGTTLGIDAQPGSGSVDPMAGLAWQGFRGNWSFLASALGFLPSRGRDDFRMGASLRTQVAAQYQPSPTWAVRLGVDTRAERAPDTNGTPEEAGGGFIAYASPDVLFSPGMDVVVQAGVRIPVVNQLRRVSSTPIAVLSLAYDL
- a CDS encoding ATP-binding protein, with protein sequence MTSSPPPSSEPSLRARINLVWLLRLRWGVLVGQAVLVAVAVWGLKLALPVPALVALLGVEGVTNAAVRAGLARARPVAEAAIFGLMLWDTLVLTGLLALSGGTHNPFTALYLVNVALGTVLLPPRRTWAMLGFTLLAFGSLFVLQDVTLPGLERPDHAELMRLHLSGMWVAFAVAAGFIVYFIQRVTRALALREQELEQTRARHARQEKVASLATLAAGAAHELSTPLSTIAVVAKELERALAASQTSDSVREDLRLIRQQVDRCRDVLVQMSADAGQTTGEPFQAIPLERLVEETLSELSGRERVKVEVPEALKKHDVHGPPRALARVLRGLVKNAIQATPTGRSVELRVLPDGTGARLEVRDEGNGMPEAVLQRAGEPFFTTKAPGEGMGLGLFLARSLAEQLGGSLELRSKAGEGTTASLSLPGADAKEAAA
- a CDS encoding response regulator transcription factor, producing MSTAPVDQRPSLLLVDDDSTLRERLARAFRERGWDVTTAGNHEEAMVAARRESPEYAVVDLRMPGQSGLELVRDLLAVDASTRIIVLTGYGSISTTVDAIRLGAVNYLPKPADADDILAAFARAEEAPNVAAPETLQAPSLARAEWEHIHRVLADSAGNISEAARKLGIHRRSLQRKLQKYPPSR
- a CDS encoding IS5 family transposase (programmed frameshift) codes for the protein MVRELVPDAFWQRVAPLLPPPRPKKKLGRPRADDRAALEAIVFVLRSGIPWEMLPRKQFGLSGMTAWRRLEEWTRAGVWEKLQERLLDELGLRGKVDFSRAAIDSSSVRASKRGPFTGPSPTDRAKAGSKHHLLVEANGLPLTESVTAANVHDTHELFPLVDSVPAVRMPSGQRRLRPGKLHGDKAYASRKNRRGLRLRGIAARIARPGVESKERLGRYRWVVERTLAWKNQLRRLRVRDERRDDVHFGFLVLGCCVMLLRRLCPDIC